One Dermacentor andersoni chromosome 6, qqDerAnde1_hic_scaffold, whole genome shotgun sequence genomic window carries:
- the LOC126521734 gene encoding uncharacterized protein — translation MAEAQAVPTPAVRMRSPKRKLWQDILSATVGFCIGAAFLVFVGAIVSMDVLMPGHAFNRNINRTKVTFLETMISGLFSKIVAVFAGADTQGGGAGAENLRQVPNGTQGASLLLTHNMSAPLRADLLEQFHLPVVNYLSDAISNDTATTASDTTDGARASASEAADPTLQGTELTSKAQAVVNASDVGMASSSTFNQSPLKKAHESSFLGLRNDSSRADH, via the exons ATGGCTGAAGCACAGGCCGTCCCCACACCAGCGGTGCGCATGCGATCCCCAAAAAGGAAGCTCTGGCAAGACATTCTCAGTGCCACCGTGGGCTTCTGCATTGGCGCCGCTTTCTTGGTGTTCGTAG GCGCCATCGTCAGCATGGACGTTCTTATGCCGGGCCACGCCTTCAACCGCAACATCAATCGGACGAAGGTGACCTTCCTCGAGACTATGATCTCGGGCCTCTTCAGCAAGATCGTCGCGGTCTTCGCGGGCGCCGACACCCAAGGCGGGGGAGCCGGTGCCGAAAACCTCCGCCAGGTTCCCAACGGCACCCAAGGCGCGTCGCTGCTGCTCACCCACAACATGTCCGCGCCACTGCGCGCGGATCTGCTGGAGCAATTCCACCTTCCCGTGGTCAATTACCTGTCTGACGCTATCAGCAACGACACGGCGACGACGGCCTCTGACACCACCGACGGCGCAAGGGCTTCGGCGTCGGAGGCCGCGGACCCGACTCTTCAAGGGACCGAGCTGACCTCAAAGGCGCAGGCGGTGGTCAATGCCAGCGATGTCGGGATGGCGTCGAGTTCCACCTTCAACCAGAGCCCTTTAAAGAAAGCGCACGAATCGTCCTTTCTCGGTCTCAGGAACGATTCTAGCCGGGCGGATCACTGA